In Calothrix sp. PCC 7507, one DNA window encodes the following:
- a CDS encoding DUF5340 domain-containing protein, with translation MEQIPLPSPIHYELILQLLERQTMSAVSQNPDLRHQVNQLIITLRKAAVQQKHLEEICQFSSMAVDHRWSINHHTEKVVTPD, from the coding sequence ATGGAGCAAATCCCTCTGCCTTCACCTATCCATTACGAACTTATACTGCAACTTTTAGAAAGACAAACCATGTCAGCAGTAAGTCAAAACCCGGATTTGCGGCATCAGGTGAATCAGCTGATTATTACTCTGCGTAAAGCTGCTGTCCAACAAAAGCACCTGGAAGAAATTTGCCAGTTTTCCTCTATGGCTGTTGATCACCGTTGGTCGATCAACCATCATACGGAAAAAGTTGTTACTCCCGATTAA